GGCTAGACGACGGGCCCACCACACCCTTTCCATGCTGTAGGTGTGACCTTGGCGCGCCCCCTTAAAAACTACATGGTCACGCAGATGATATCAGGGTTACCGTTCTGGTTACGCCTGGCAGGCGGCGTATGTGGGTGACAAACATGTCTATCTGTGAGAGGTTCTCGGCGCGCACCTTAACAACTATATCATACTCGCCATACACGACGTAAACCTCGGCGTCAACCCCCGCCTTCTTAGCAGCCTCCTTTATCTGCTCAGCTATTTCGTACTCTTTACCCACCTGTACAAGCAGGAGCACGAAGGCTGC
The Pyrolobus fumarii 1A DNA segment above includes these coding regions:
- a CDS encoding Lrp/AsnC ligand binding domain-containing protein is translated as MPVAAFVLLLVQVGKEYEIAEQIKEAAKKAGVDAEVYVVYGEYDIVVKVRAENLSQIDMFVTHIRRLPGVTRTVTLISSA